The following proteins come from a genomic window of Paenibacillus spongiae:
- the rpoB gene encoding DNA-directed RNA polymerase subunit beta produces MRGEVKLAGQLVQYGRRTRRSYARIEEVLEVPNLIEIQQKSYEKFLEKDLLELFQDISPIQDFTGNLMLEFIDYSLGEPKYSVDDSKERDVTYAAPLRVKVRLINKETGEVKEQEVFMGDFPLMTETGTFIINGAERVIVSQLVRSPSVYFSTKVDKNGKKNYTATVIPNRGAWLELETDAKDIIYVRIDRTRKIPVTVLLRALGFGTDAEILDLLGHDEYIRNTLDKDNTDSTEKALIEIYERLRPGEPPTLDNAKSLLVARFFDPKRYDLANVGRYKINKKLHIKNRLFNQKLAETLVDPATGEIIAEAGQMIDRRLLDEILPHLEKNVGFKTYHVANGVLDADSIPLQAISVFSPTEDGKVIKVIANGVIDKGVKHITPADIISSINYFIDLLHGVGSTDDIDHLGNRRLRSVGELLQNQFRIGLSRMERVVRERMSIQDANAITPQALINIRPVIASIKEFFGSSQLSQFMDQTNPLAELTHKRRLSALGPGGLTRERAGFEVRDVHHSHYGRMCPIETPEGPNIGLINSLSTFARINEYGFIEAPYRWVDPKTGIVSEQIAYLTADEEDNYVIAQANVELTEEGKFAEDAVIVRYNKQADNILTMPSDRVDYMDVSPKQVVSVATALIPFLENDDSNRALMGSNMQRQAVPLLIPKAPLVGTGMEHKSAKDSGVCIVAKYDGVIERVSANEIWLRRIEIIDGKPVTGDLIKQKLHKFMRSNQGTCINQRPLCRKGDVVKKGDILADGPSTEMGELALGRNVVVAFMTWEGYNYEDAILLSEKLVKEDVYTSIHIEEYESEARDTKLGPEEITRDIPNVGEEALRNLDERGIIRVGAEIGAGDILVGKVTPKGVTELTAEERLLHAIFGEKAREVRDTSLRVPHGTDGIVVDVKVFTRENGDELPPGVNQLVRAYIAQKRKISEGDKMAGRHGNKGVIARILPEEDMPFLPDGTPVEVVLNPLGVPSRMNIGQVLEVHLGMACKHLGIHSSTPVFDGAREYDVFDTMEEAGMQRNGKTVLYDGRTGEEFEREVTVGVMYMIKLAHMVDDKIHARSTGPYSLVTQQPLGGKAQFGGQRFGEMEVWALEAYGAAYTLQEILTVKSDDVVGRVKTYESIVKGENVPEPGVPESFKVLIKELQSLGMDVKILTENEEEIEMKEMDDEDDGQSDKLNLNLEGSEVGVE; encoded by the coding sequence ATGAGGGGTGAGGTTAAGTTGGCAGGACAACTTGTTCAGTATGGTCGGCGCACGCGCAGGAGCTATGCTCGTATCGAGGAGGTGCTCGAAGTTCCGAACCTGATTGAAATCCAACAAAAATCGTATGAGAAGTTTTTGGAGAAGGATTTGCTTGAGCTTTTCCAGGACATCTCGCCGATTCAGGATTTTACAGGTAATTTGATGCTCGAGTTTATCGACTACTCGCTTGGCGAGCCGAAATATTCGGTTGATGATTCGAAAGAGCGTGACGTAACTTATGCGGCACCGCTGCGGGTTAAGGTTCGGCTTATCAACAAAGAAACCGGCGAAGTGAAAGAGCAAGAAGTGTTCATGGGCGATTTTCCGCTGATGACCGAGACCGGCACCTTTATTATTAATGGTGCGGAACGGGTTATTGTCAGCCAATTGGTTCGCTCACCTAGCGTGTACTTCAGTACGAAAGTGGATAAGAACGGCAAGAAAAATTACACGGCTACGGTCATTCCGAACCGCGGCGCATGGTTGGAGCTTGAAACCGATGCGAAGGACATTATCTATGTCCGTATTGACCGCACGCGGAAGATACCTGTAACGGTTCTGCTTCGCGCACTCGGTTTTGGCACCGATGCGGAGATTCTGGACCTGCTTGGCCACGATGAATATATCCGCAACACGTTAGATAAGGACAACACCGATTCGACGGAGAAGGCGTTGATTGAGATCTACGAACGGCTGCGTCCGGGCGAGCCGCCGACGTTAGATAACGCGAAGAGCTTGCTGGTTGCCCGTTTCTTCGATCCAAAACGTTATGACCTGGCGAATGTCGGTCGATATAAAATAAACAAAAAGCTTCACATTAAGAACAGATTGTTCAATCAGAAATTGGCGGAAACGCTTGTTGATCCGGCAACCGGGGAAATTATTGCCGAAGCTGGGCAAATGATCGACCGCCGCCTGTTGGATGAAATTTTGCCGCATCTTGAGAAGAATGTCGGTTTCAAGACGTATCACGTTGCGAACGGCGTTCTTGATGCCGATAGTATTCCACTTCAGGCAATCAGTGTATTCTCGCCGACAGAAGATGGAAAAGTAATCAAGGTGATTGCGAACGGCGTGATTGATAAAGGCGTGAAGCATATTACGCCGGCTGACATCATTTCGTCGATCAATTACTTCATCGACTTGCTGCATGGTGTCGGAAGCACGGACGACATCGACCACTTGGGCAACCGCCGTCTGCGTTCCGTAGGCGAGCTGCTGCAGAATCAGTTCCGCATCGGTTTGTCCCGTATGGAGCGCGTCGTGCGCGAGCGGATGTCGATTCAGGATGCGAATGCCATTACACCGCAGGCGTTGATCAACATTCGTCCGGTTATCGCATCGATTAAAGAGTTCTTCGGTTCCTCGCAGCTCTCGCAGTTTATGGACCAAACGAATCCGTTGGCTGAATTGACGCATAAACGCCGTTTATCCGCTCTCGGACCCGGCGGTTTGACGCGGGAGCGCGCAGGCTTCGAAGTTCGTGACGTTCACCACTCTCACTATGGCCGTATGTGTCCGATTGAGACGCCGGAGGGTCCGAACATTGGTCTGATCAACTCGTTGTCGACCTTTGCGCGAATTAACGAATATGGCTTCATCGAAGCGCCATATCGTTGGGTTGATCCGAAGACCGGAATCGTAAGTGAGCAGATTGCTTATCTGACGGCAGATGAAGAGGATAACTACGTTATTGCGCAAGCGAACGTGGAACTGACCGAGGAAGGCAAATTTGCCGAGGATGCCGTAATCGTCCGTTACAACAAACAGGCGGATAACATCCTGACCATGCCTAGCGACCGCGTCGACTATATGGACGTATCGCCGAAGCAGGTCGTATCGGTTGCGACGGCGCTCATTCCGTTCCTCGAGAACGATGACTCCAACCGCGCGCTGATGGGATCGAACATGCAGCGGCAGGCGGTTCCTCTTCTTATACCGAAGGCTCCGCTTGTCGGCACCGGGATGGAGCATAAGTCAGCGAAAGATTCTGGCGTATGTATCGTCGCTAAATATGATGGTGTGATTGAACGCGTATCCGCTAATGAAATTTGGCTGCGTCGTATAGAGATTATAGACGGAAAGCCGGTTACCGGCGATCTGATCAAGCAAAAGCTTCATAAGTTTATGCGTTCCAACCAAGGTACGTGCATCAACCAACGGCCGCTTTGCCGTAAAGGGGATGTAGTCAAGAAGGGCGATATTCTCGCGGACGGTCCTTCCACCGAGATGGGCGAATTAGCCCTTGGCCGCAACGTCGTCGTTGCGTTCATGACGTGGGAAGGCTACAACTACGAGGATGCTATTCTGCTAAGCGAGAAGCTCGTCAAAGAAGATGTGTACACTTCCATTCACATCGAGGAATACGAGTCCGAAGCCCGGGATACGAAGCTCGGTCCCGAAGAAATTACACGCGATATCCCGAACGTCGGGGAAGAAGCGCTCCGCAATCTAGACGAGCGCGGCATTATCCGCGTAGGCGCTGAAATTGGCGCCGGAGATATTCTGGTCGGTAAAGTAACGCCTAAGGGCGTGACGGAGCTGACGGCTGAAGAACGCTTGCTGCACGCCATCTTCGGCGAGAAAGCGCGCGAAGTACGGGATACCTCGTTGCGGGTGCCTCACGGTACGGATGGCATCGTCGTGGATGTGAAGGTGTTCACACGCGAGAACGGCGATGAATTGCCTCCTGGCGTTAACCAGCTCGTACGTGCTTACATTGCTCAGAAACGTAAGATTTCCGAAGGCGACAAAATGGCGGGACGTCACGGTAACAAAGGGGTTATCGCCAGAATTTTGCCGGAAGAGGATATGCCGTTCCTGCCGGATGGCACGCCTGTTGAAGTTGTCCTAAACCCATTGGGCGTACCGTCGCGTATGAACATCGGTCAGGTTCTCGAGGTTCACTTGGGTATGGCGTGTAAGCATCTGGGTATCCACTCATCAACGCCTGTATTCGACGGCGCTCGTGAGTACGACGTATTTGATACGATGGAAGAAGCCGGTATGCAGCGTAACGGTAAGACCGTCCTGTACGACGGCCGGACCGGTGAAGAGTTTGAGCGCGAAGTTACCGTAGGCGTCATGTACATGATCAAACTGGCGCATATGGTCGACGACAAAATCCATGCCCGTTCCACAGGTCCTTACTCGCTTGTTACCCAGCAGCCGCTGGGCGGTAAAGCGCAGTTCGGCGGACAGCGCTTCGGGGAGATGGAAGTTTGGGCTCTGGAGGCATATGGCGCAGCCTATACGCTCCAAGAAATTCTTACCGTTAAATCCGATGACGTCGTCGGCCGCGTGAAGACGTACGAGTCGATCGTCAAGGGCGAGAACGTGCCGGAGCCGGGCGTTCCTGAGTCGTTCAAGGTTTTGATCAAGGAGCTTCAGAGCTTGGGTATGGACGTCAAGATCCTGACCGAGAACGAGGAAGAGATCGAAATGAAGGAAATGGACGACGAAGACGATGGTCAGAGCGATAAGCTGAATCTGAACCTTGAAGGATCAGAGGTTGGCGTCGAGTAA
- a CDS encoding class I SAM-dependent methyltransferase, whose amino-acid sequence MADHYYSKSPVVKSDRQIHETVLRSIKLRFITDKGVFSKSGVDYGSRVLVEALELAPGAQVLDVGCGYGAIGITAAKMNPAGHITMIDINERAVQLAQENAVLNAVTNITVLQSDLYERVKDQRFDVIVTNPPIRAGKAVVHQIFEEGAELLRPGGYMWIVIQKKQGAPSAEAKLSTLFDRVDEMTKDKGYRIFRAQKKA is encoded by the coding sequence ATGGCGGATCATTATTATTCGAAATCACCGGTTGTCAAGTCGGATCGTCAAATTCACGAGACTGTGCTTCGAAGCATCAAGCTGCGGTTCATTACCGACAAAGGGGTTTTCTCAAAGTCCGGCGTTGATTACGGAAGCCGCGTATTGGTCGAAGCGCTCGAGCTTGCTCCGGGAGCGCAGGTTCTCGATGTAGGGTGCGGGTATGGCGCAATTGGGATTACGGCGGCCAAGATGAATCCTGCAGGTCATATCACGATGATCGATATTAATGAACGGGCTGTGCAGCTGGCGCAAGAAAATGCGGTGCTGAATGCGGTGACGAATATAACGGTACTGCAGAGCGATCTGTATGAACGGGTAAAGGATCAACGCTTTGATGTCATTGTAACGAACCCTCCGATTAGGGCCGGCAAAGCCGTCGTGCATCAAATTTTTGAAGAAGGCGCGGAATTACTGCGGCCAGGCGGCTATATGTGGATCGTCATTCAGAAGAAGCAAGGCGCTCCATCAGCGGAAGCGAAGCTGAGCACGTTGTTCGACCGGGTGGATGAAATGACGAAAGACAAGGGGTATCGTATCTTCCGCGCACAAAAGAAAGCTTAA
- the rplL gene encoding 50S ribosomal protein L7/L12, producing MSKEQILEAIKGMNVLELNDLVKAIEEEFGVTAAAPVAVAAGGAAVAEEQSEFDVILNSAGASKINVIKVVREITGLGLKEAKDLVDNAPKAIKEKVSKEDAEGIKAKLEEAGASVEVK from the coding sequence ATGAGCAAAGAGCAAATCTTGGAAGCCATCAAAGGCATGAACGTTCTTGAACTGAACGATCTCGTTAAAGCAATCGAAGAAGAATTCGGCGTAACAGCAGCAGCACCAGTTGCAGTAGCAGCTGGCGGCGCAGCAGTTGCTGAAGAGCAATCTGAATTCGACGTAATTCTGAACAGCGCTGGCGCTTCGAAAATCAACGTTATTAAAGTTGTTCGCGAAATCACAGGTCTTGGCCTGAAAGAAGCAAAAGACCTTGTTGACAACGCACCGAAGGCAATCAAAGAAAAAGTAAGCAAAGAAGATGCAGAAGGAATCAAAGCTAAACTTGAAGAAGCAGGCGCTTCCGTAGAAGTAAAGTAA